A window from Thunnus albacares chromosome 19, fThuAlb1.1, whole genome shotgun sequence encodes these proteins:
- the LOC122970552 gene encoding zinc fingers and homeoboxes protein 2-like yields the protein MSSRRKSSTPCMVRVISDPPEEQDDPGEVMDMEVLADNNVTEKEQSEPSESAEKSKDPQQENPDQQTFSKPVETQNPEPLDQEEQLGKEDRPPVIEDVEAREEKDREMVESDPESQKKQPRGYECKYCPFSTQNLNDFKEHVDSSHPNVILNPLYLCAVCNFNTKKFDSLTEHNESQHPGETNFKFKRIKKNNQTILEQTIEGKDNSVECEMTNEQGEGNSNSSVFPPCISTTVKTPDAIKSLYQGSELKSQLDGLIQKDQITAVNINGTVIIPEPTILQGLSHVTPMLQRPPNFNSVPKIAVPLNTTKYNPSLDDNLTLITSFNKFPYPTHAELSWLTAASKHPEEQIKVWFTTQRLKQGITWSPEEVEEARKKMFNGSIPPAHHTFTVLPTSPVSEPFAKASQQPIVHTTVEHPTRVRTVTSNGFSIVTTTNSPAGVAIGSNHSLKRSLSTHLATVFGPESKRPVMAVAPHSGDPKDKGLMAPPPPPPPQKDRHPMAPPPVPMEMKRSVAVPLVTTEMKRSSAAVPLMPPPSSSLSQSSLSKGKFPSTLGNPKTKPLVSLPSIVFPESLTRPLIVPPPIFAPSFKNSLLIPRTSSTTSKEKHPNTHTLPAADLKLPNSPPLITPQIRRPPIIQSIRTPAKAPPQIPGFPLHSKKLKEQQGMELKASYPRGDKVLTPLAEANGTSRTDGKWSSDQISLVHNNGVIHLDGGEPPALLKPDFQQKSSVLTQFPLLERMKGKTAEQLKILEENFLRNSFPTHSDVDNLAASTRLSHQEIESWFVERRALRDNLELALLNSMGTKRMGAGGIAAIAEKRLHQQQQQHQTLQLNGIHKPSTGVGHLKSPPPPSHTLPIIASSVPNPNSCSVPPDSRSLALLKDDFAQTRWPSPEEFSQLEGRTGLARADLARWFNDSRSALQSGSMELKELFHNNGVNGGQGPPVCSPKNTPLSLIQHCQEGAVTNNNNNSSKVLEVELGWLMEQRANSLSQHDELQDRFAGRLRQQNAAELKNGGQNGGVVGAAREVFGSWLEDGHSRRGRELLLDRDKKMVEDTSGRLTG from the exons aTGTCCAGTCGTAGAAAGTCCTCCACCCCTTGCATGGTCCGGGTCATCAGCGACCCGCCAGAAGAGCAAGACGACCCGGGGGAGGTGATGGACATGGAAGTGTTGGCAGACAACaatgtgacagaaaaagaaCAGTCTGAACCATCTGAATCTGCAGAGAAGAGTAAAGACCCCCAGCAGGAGAATCCAGACcagcaaacattttcaaaaccaGTGGAAACCCAGAATCCTGAGCCATTAGATCAAGAGGAGCAGTTGGGTAAAGAAGACCGGCCCCCTGTCATTGAAGATGTAGAAGCCAGAGAGGAGAAGGACAGGGAAATGGTCGAATCTGACCCAGAATCCCAGAAAAAGCAGCCCAGGGGCTACGAGTGTAAATACTGCCCGTTTTCAACGCAGAACCTGAATGACTTTAAAGAGCATGTGGACTCCAGCCACCCTAATGTCATTCTCAATCCGTTGTACCTCTGTGCTGTCTGCAACTTCAACACCAAGAAGTTTGACTCGCTCACAGAGCACAATGAGAGCCAGCACCCTGGTGAGACAAACTTCAAGTTCAAGaggataaaaaagaacaatcagACTATCTTGGAGCAGACAATCGAAGGCAAGGACAATTCAGTTGAATGCGAAATGACAAATGAACAGGGTGAAGGCAACAGCAACAGTTCTGTGTTTCCACCTTGCATATCAACCACGGTGAAAACTCCGGACGCTATCAAGTCGCTCTATCAAGGGAGCGAACTGAAAAGCCAGCTGGATGGCCTGATCCAGAAGGATCAAATCACAGCAGTGAACATCAACGGAACAGTCATCATCCCTGAACCCACCATCCTCCAAGGGCTTTCCCATGTCACTCCAATGCTCCAGCGCCCACCCAACTTTAACTCTGTACCAAAAATAGCCGTTCCTTTGAACACCACCAAATATAACCCTTCCCTTGACGACAACCTGACATTGATCACCTCCTTCAACAAGTTTCCTTACCCGACTCATGCTGAATTGTCATGGCTGACAGCTGCCTCCAAGCACCCGGAGGAACAGATCAAAGTCTGGTTCACCACCCAGCGGCTGAAGCAAGGCATCACCTGGTCAccggaggaggtggaggaagccAGGAAGAAGATGTTCAACGGCTCCATCCCTCCTGCCCATCACACATTCACCGTCCTGCCTACAAGCCCTGTCTCTGAGCCGTTTGCCAAAGCCTCCCAGCAGCCCATTGTCCACACCACAGTGGAGCATCCAACTCGTGTCCGGACAGTCACGTCCAATGGGTTTAGTATAGTCACCACCACAAACTCTCCCGCGGGAGTCGCCATTGGCTCCAACCACTCCCTTAAACGATCCCTGTCAACACACCTAGCAACAGTGTTCGGCCCGGAGTCTAAGCGACCAGTCATGGCAGTCGCCCCCCATTCTGGTGACCCTAAAGACAAGGGCCTCAtggctcctcctccaccccctccccctcaGAAAGACCGCCACCCAATGGCTCCGCCTCCTGTTCCTATGGAGATGAAGAGATCTGTAGCAGTTCCTCTGGTCACCACAGAGATGAAGAGGTCATCCGCTGCTGTGCCTTTAATGCCACCACCATCGTCGTCGTTATCACAATCTTCATTGTCCAAAGGGAAGTTTCCCTCAACGTTAGGAAACCCCAAAACCAAGCCGTTGGTGTCACTGCCCTCCATAGTCTTTCCAGAGTCCTTAACAAGGCCATTGATAGTTCCACCACCTATCTTTGCCCCATCCTTTAAAAACTCATTACTTATCCCTCGAACTTCGTCCACCACTTCCAAAGAAAAGCACCCCAATACCCACACTTTGCCAGCTGCTGATTTGAAGCTGCCCAACTCCCCTCCTCTCATTACCCCACAGATAAGGAGGCCGCCCATCATCCAATCCATTCGCACTCCAGCTAAAGCCCCGCCCCAGATTCCAGGGTTCCCCTTGCATAGCAAGAAACTAAAAGAGCAGCAAGGTATGGAGCTGAAAGCCAGCTACCCCAGAGGAGACAAGGTACTCACTCCTCTGGCAGAAGCCAACGGGACATCTCGCACAGATGGCAAATGGTCCAGTGATCAGATCTCTCTTGTTCACAACAATGGAGTCATACATTTGGATGGTGGTGAGCCACCAGCGCTGCTGAAACCAGATTTTCAGCAAAAGTCTTCGGTGCTGACCCAGTTCCCCCTGCTGGAGAGAATGAAAGGAAAGACAGCGGAACAGCTGAAGATCTTGGAGGAGAACTTCTTGAGGAACAGCTTTCCTACACATAGCGATGTGGACAATCTGGCAGCCTCCACCCGCCTGTCTCACCAGGAAATCGAGAGCTGGTTCGTGGAGCGCCGTGCACTCCGCGACAACCTTGAACTGGCCCTGCTCAACTCTATGGGCACTAAGAGGATGGGCGCTGGTGGCATCGCTGCCATAGCTGAGAAACGACTacatcagcagcaacagcaacaccaAACTCTACAGCTGAATGGGATTCACAAACCAAGCACCGGTGTGGGCCATCTCAaaagccctcctcctccttcacatACCCTGCCCATCATTGCTTCCTCCGTCCCCAACCCAAATTCCTGCTCAGTGCCTCCAGACAGCCGATCCCTGGCGCTCCTCAAGGACGACTTTGCTCAAACACGGTGGCCTTCCCCTGAGGAGTTCAGCCAACTTGAGGGTCGGACAGGACTGGCGCGCGCCGACCTCGCCCGCTGGTTCAACGACAGCCGGTCAGCACTGCAGAGCGGCAGCATGGAGCTGAAAGAACTTTTTCACAACAATGGAGTGAATGGAGGGCAGGGGCCGCCTGTGTGCTCCCCCAAAAATACTCCCTTAAGCCTCATCCAGCACTGTCAGGAAGGAGCtgtaacaaacaacaacaacaacagcagtaagGTGCTGGAGGTTGAGTTGGGCTGGCTGATGGAGCAGCGCGCTAACAGCCTCAGTCAGCACGATGAGCTCCAAGACCGGTTTGCCGGCAG ACTGAGGCAGCAGAACGCGGCGGAGCTGAAGAACGGGGGTCAGAACGGGGGAGTGGTGGGAGCGGCGCGGGAGGTGTTCGGGAGCTGGCTGGAGGACGGACACTCGAGGAGAGGACGCGAGCTGCTCCTGGACAGAGACAAGAAGATGGTGGAGGACACGTCCGGGAGGCTGACTGGATAA